One window from the genome of Terriglobales bacterium encodes:
- a CDS encoding GNAT family N-acetyltransferase: MMQPVQHQQYRRGEFTISTDPAKLDVPAVHAFLTQSYWAEGIPLPVVERSIQNSLCFGLYEGKDQIGFARVVSDLATYAYLADVYVLEKYRGHGLAKWLMECIQQHPELQGLRRWGLVTRDAHALYEQFGFTRPAKPEGYMEKLAGDIYKKFSGKTRVRPQKTQRSKR, encoded by the coding sequence ATGATGCAGCCGGTTCAGCACCAACAATATCGCCGCGGTGAATTCACCATCAGCACTGATCCCGCAAAACTTGATGTGCCAGCGGTGCACGCCTTCCTGACGCAGTCCTACTGGGCGGAGGGCATTCCCCTGCCAGTGGTGGAGCGCTCGATCCAAAATTCGCTTTGTTTTGGACTGTATGAAGGCAAAGATCAGATCGGCTTCGCGCGGGTCGTCTCAGACCTGGCGACCTATGCTTATCTCGCGGACGTGTATGTTTTAGAAAAATATCGCGGGCATGGGCTGGCCAAGTGGCTGATGGAGTGTATTCAGCAGCATCCCGAGCTGCAAGGCCTGCGGCGCTGGGGCCTGGTCACCCGTGACGCTCACGCTCTCTATGAGCAATTTGGATTTACGCGTCCAGCAAAACCGGAAGGATACATGGAGAAGCTGGCGGGAGATATTTATAAGAAGTTCTCAGGTAAGACTAGAGTCAGACCACAAAAGACACAAAGGTCAAAGCGATAG
- a CDS encoding electron transfer flavoprotein subunit beta/FixA family protein, which yields MKILVCLKQVPQKDAPLKLNESGAWIREDVSYEVNEPDAYALEEALRQKEKHGGEVVVITAGPARAQQVLREALAKGADRAIHLEDQAFVGLDAINIARAFAAAIKDEQFDLIFTGLQSDDYGYAQTGVILAELLGCPHATIIMQIEKQEGGIRVKRELEAGYFQYVDIPLPAVLTIQSGINKLRYATLIGIKQAKNKPLRKMALSEVQSALGGNQIKIEKLYIPQKSKKTEMLEGAPAEVAKKLVDRLRNEVRVL from the coding sequence ATGAAAATTCTTGTCTGTCTCAAGCAAGTTCCCCAGAAAGATGCGCCCCTGAAGCTCAACGAAAGCGGCGCCTGGATTCGCGAAGACGTTTCTTACGAGGTCAACGAGCCTGACGCTTATGCCCTAGAAGAGGCCCTGCGCCAGAAGGAAAAGCACGGGGGAGAAGTTGTGGTCATCACCGCCGGGCCCGCGCGGGCGCAGCAGGTTCTGCGTGAGGCCCTCGCCAAGGGAGCGGATCGGGCCATCCACCTGGAAGACCAGGCCTTCGTCGGGCTCGATGCCATCAACATCGCGCGTGCCTTTGCCGCTGCTATCAAAGATGAGCAATTCGATCTCATCTTTACCGGCCTGCAATCCGATGATTACGGCTATGCGCAGACTGGAGTGATCCTGGCCGAGCTGCTGGGCTGTCCGCACGCCACCATTATTATGCAGATCGAAAAGCAGGAAGGCGGCATCCGTGTAAAACGTGAGCTTGAGGCCGGGTACTTCCAATACGTGGATATCCCCTTGCCCGCAGTTCTGACCATACAGTCGGGCATTAATAAACTGCGCTACGCGACCTTAATTGGCATCAAACAAGCTAAGAACAAACCCCTGCGGAAAATGGCCCTTTCGGAGGTACAATCGGCCCTCGGAGGCAACCAGATCAAGATCGAAAAGCTGTATATTCCGCAGAAGAGCAAGAAAACAGAAATGCTTGAGGGCGCTCCGGCAGAAGTTGCCAAAAAGCTGGTTGACCGTTTACGGAACGAGGTGCGGGTTTTGTAA